Proteins encoded by one window of Nomascus leucogenys isolate Asia chromosome 19, Asia_NLE_v1, whole genome shotgun sequence:
- the TMUB2 gene encoding transmembrane and ubiquitin-like domain-containing protein 2 isoform X1, whose product MTLTFLPSGVSCGCDKKLLPLLSNCNLRCARHCAKYFASMISRHLQNNLMSVDPASSQAMELSDVTLIEGVGNEVMVVAGVVVLILALILAWLSTYVADSGSNQLLGAIVSAGDTSVLHLGHVDHLVAGQGNPEPAELPHPSEGNDEKAEEAGEGGGDSTGEAGAGGGIEPSLEHLLDIQGLPKRQAGAGSSSPEAPLRSEDSTCLPPSPGLITVRLKFLNDTEELAVARPEDTVGALKSKYFPGQESQMKLIYQGRLLQDPACTLRSLNITDNCVIHCHRSPPGSAVPGPSASLAPSATEPPSLGVSVGSLMVPVFVVLLGVVWYFRINYRQFFTAPATVSLVGVTVFFSFLVFGMYGR is encoded by the exons ATGACATTAACCTTCTTACCATCAGGGGTTAGTTGTGGGTGTGATAAAAAATTGCTACCATTATTAAGCAATTGCAATTTGcggtgtgccaggcactgtgccaagtatTTTGCTTCGATGATTTCACGTCATCTTCAAAACAACCtcatgag CGTGGACCCTGCCAGCAGCCAGGCCATGGAGCTCTCTGATGTCACCCTCATTGAGGGTGTGGGTAatgaggtgatggtggtggcaggtgtggtggtgctgaTTCTAGCCTTGATCCTAGCTTGGCTCTCTACCTACGTAGCAGACAGCGGTAGCAACCAGCTCCTGGGCGCTATTGTGTCAGCAGGCGACACATCCGTCCTCCACCTGGGGCATGTGGACCACCTGGTGGCAGGCCAAGGCAACCCCGAACCAGCTGAACTCCCCCATCCATCAGAGGGTAATGATGAGAAGGCTGAAGAGGCTGGTGAAGGTGGGGGAGACTCCACAGGGGAAGCTGGAGCTGGGGGTGGTATTGAGCCCAGCCTTGAGCATCTCCTTGACATCCAAGGCCTGCCCAAAAGACAAGCAGGTGCAGGCAGCAGCAGTCCAGAGGCCCCCCTGAGATCTGAGGATAgcacctgcctccctcccagccctggcctcaTCACTGTGCGGCTCAAATTCCTCAATGATACCGAGGAGCTGGCTGTGGCTAGGCCAGAGGATACCGTGGGTGCCCTGAAGAG CAAATACTTCCCTGGACAAGAAAGCCAGATGAAACTGATCTACCAGGGCCGCCTGCTACAGGATCCAGCCTGCACATTGCGTTCTCTGAACATTACCGACAACTGTGTGATTCACTGCCACCGCTCACCCCCAGGGTCAGCTGTTCCAGGCCCCTCAGCCTCCTTGGCCCCCTCAGCCACTGAGCCACCCAGCCTTGGTGTCAGTGTCGGCAGCCTCATGGTGCCTGTCTTTGTGGTGCTGTTGGGTGTGGTCTGGTACTTCCGAATCAATTACCGCCAATTCTTCACAGCACCTGCCACCGTCTCCCTGGTGGGAGTCACCGTCTTCTTCAGCTTCCTAGTATTTGGGATGTATGGACGATAA
- the ATXN7L3 gene encoding ataxin-7-like protein 3 isoform X1: MKMEEMSLSGLDNSKLEAIAQEIYADLVEDSCLGFCFEVHRAVKCGYFFLDDTDPDSMKDFEIVDQPGLDIFGQVFNQWKSKECVCPNCSRSIAASRFAPHLEKCLGMGRNSSRIANRRIANSNNMNKSESDQEDNDDINDNDWSYGSEKKAKKRKSDKLWYLPFQNPNSPRRSKSLKHKNGFSVCTSASNTLPLLFSSSGELSNSDPFKYNNSTGISYETLGPEELRSLLTTQCGVISEHTKKMCTRSLRCPQHTDEQRRTVRIYFLGPSAVLPEVESSLDNDSFDMTDSQALISRLQWDGSSDLSPSDSGSSKTSENQGWGLGTNSSESRKTKKKKSHLSLVGTASGLGSNKKKKPKPPAPPTPSIYDDIN; the protein is encoded by the exons atgaaaatggagGAAATGTCTTTGTCTGGCCTGGATAACAGCAAACTAGAG GCCATCGCTCAGGAGATATACGCGGACCTGGTCGAGGATTCTTGTTTGGGATTCTGCTTTGAGGTACATCGGGCTGTCAAGTGTGGCTACTTCTTCTTGGACGACACGGACCCTGATAGCATGAAGGATTTTG AGATCGTGGACCAGCCGGGGTTGGACATCTTTGGACAGGTTTTCAACCAGTGGAAGAGCAAGGAGTGTGTTTGCCCCAATTGCAGTCGCAGCATTGCCGCCTCCCGCTTTGCTCCCCATCTGGAGAAGTGCCTGGGAATGGGTCGGAACAGCAGCCGAATCGCCAACCGCCG GATTGCCAATAGCAACAATATGAATAAGTCTGAGAGTGACCAAGAGGATAATGATGACATCAATGACAACGACTGGTCTTATGGCTCAGAGAAGAAAG CCAAGAAGAGAAAGTCAGACAAG CTATGGTATCTCCCATTCCAGAACCCCAATTCCCCTCGAAGATCCAAgtctttaaaacacaaaaatg GGTTCTCTGTCTGTACCTCTGCATCAAACAcccttccccttcttttttcttcttcaggggAACTTAGCAATTCGGATCCTTTTAAG TATAACAATTCAACCGGGATCAGCTATGAGACCCTGGGGCCGGAGGAGCTTCGCAGCCTGCTAACCACG CAATGTGGGGTGATTTCTGAACACACCAAGAAGATGTGCACAAG GTCCCTGCGCTGCCCACAGCACACAGATGAGCAGAGGCGAACCGTACGGATTTATTTTCTCGGGCCCTCGGC CGTCCTTCCAGAGGTCGAGAGCTCCCTGGATAATGACAGCTTTGACATGACTGACAGCCAGGCCCTGATCAGCCGGCTTCAGTGGGACGGCTCCTCTGACCTCTCACCCTCTGATTCAGGCTCCTCCAAGACGAGTGAAAATCAGGGATGGGGTCTAG GTACCAACAGCTCTGAGTCACggaaaaccaagaaaaagaaatcccatcTGAGCCTGGTAGGGACTGCCTCCGGCCTAGGTTCCAACAAGAAGAAGAAGCCAAAGCCACCGGCACCCCCAACGCCCAGCATCTATGATGACATCAACTGA
- the ATXN7L3 gene encoding ataxin-7-like protein 3 isoform X2 has product MKMEEMSLSGLDNSKLEAIAQEIYADLVEDSCLGFCFEVHRAVKCGYFFLDDTDPDSMKDFEIVDQPGLDIFGQVFNQWKSKECVCPNCSRSIAASRFAPHLEKCLGMGRNSSRIANRRIANSNNMNKSESDQEDNDDINDNDWSYGSEKKAKKRKSDKNPNSPRRSKSLKHKNGFSVCTSASNTLPLLFSSSGELSNSDPFKYNNSTGISYETLGPEELRSLLTTQCGVISEHTKKMCTRSLRCPQHTDEQRRTVRIYFLGPSAVLPEVESSLDNDSFDMTDSQALISRLQWDGSSDLSPSDSGSSKTSENQGWGLGTNSSESRKTKKKKSHLSLVGTASGLGSNKKKKPKPPAPPTPSIYDDIN; this is encoded by the exons atgaaaatggagGAAATGTCTTTGTCTGGCCTGGATAACAGCAAACTAGAG GCCATCGCTCAGGAGATATACGCGGACCTGGTCGAGGATTCTTGTTTGGGATTCTGCTTTGAGGTACATCGGGCTGTCAAGTGTGGCTACTTCTTCTTGGACGACACGGACCCTGATAGCATGAAGGATTTTG AGATCGTGGACCAGCCGGGGTTGGACATCTTTGGACAGGTTTTCAACCAGTGGAAGAGCAAGGAGTGTGTTTGCCCCAATTGCAGTCGCAGCATTGCCGCCTCCCGCTTTGCTCCCCATCTGGAGAAGTGCCTGGGAATGGGTCGGAACAGCAGCCGAATCGCCAACCGCCG GATTGCCAATAGCAACAATATGAATAAGTCTGAGAGTGACCAAGAGGATAATGATGACATCAATGACAACGACTGGTCTTATGGCTCAGAGAAGAAAG CCAAGAAGAGAAAGTCAGACAAG AACCCCAATTCCCCTCGAAGATCCAAgtctttaaaacacaaaaatg GGTTCTCTGTCTGTACCTCTGCATCAAACAcccttccccttcttttttcttcttcaggggAACTTAGCAATTCGGATCCTTTTAAG TATAACAATTCAACCGGGATCAGCTATGAGACCCTGGGGCCGGAGGAGCTTCGCAGCCTGCTAACCACG CAATGTGGGGTGATTTCTGAACACACCAAGAAGATGTGCACAAG GTCCCTGCGCTGCCCACAGCACACAGATGAGCAGAGGCGAACCGTACGGATTTATTTTCTCGGGCCCTCGGC CGTCCTTCCAGAGGTCGAGAGCTCCCTGGATAATGACAGCTTTGACATGACTGACAGCCAGGCCCTGATCAGCCGGCTTCAGTGGGACGGCTCCTCTGACCTCTCACCCTCTGATTCAGGCTCCTCCAAGACGAGTGAAAATCAGGGATGGGGTCTAG GTACCAACAGCTCTGAGTCACggaaaaccaagaaaaagaaatcccatcTGAGCCTGGTAGGGACTGCCTCCGGCCTAGGTTCCAACAAGAAGAAGAAGCCAAAGCCACCGGCACCCCCAACGCCCAGCATCTATGATGACATCAACTGA
- the LOC105737934 gene encoding uncharacterized protein LOC105737934, whose amino-acid sequence MSAPSTQGCLPGQLSMAPAQLHREPGVSFHFSAKYSSFEIEITLAGMKIVPAFSYGHLAAFTFSLYPLAGIGCPPFFQSTLLAFYFIFLRVLHRAQSGRGWGTKPSPQHWERPGHSCCSRRPQAVSKRQHWPLASILPCPTPRTGYGSLGPRLLLLGLLEGQCL is encoded by the coding sequence ATGTCTGCCCCCAGCACCCAGGGCTGCCTGCCAGGGCAGCTCAGCATGGCCCCAGCACAACTCCATAGGGAGCCTGGAGTATCCTTCCATTTCTCAGCCAAATACTCATCTTTTGAGATTGAAATCACACTGGCAGGAATGAAGATTGTGCCAGCCTTCTCTTATGGGCACCTAGCCGCCTTCACCTTCTCCCTCTACCCCTTAGCAGGAATAGGGTGTCCTCCCTTCTTTCAAAGCACTttgcttgcattttattttatttttttaagagtccTTCATAGAGCTCAGTCAGGAAGGGGATGGGGCACCAAGCCAAGCCCCCAGCATTGGGAGCGGCCAGGCCACAGCTGCTGCTCCCGTAGGCCTCAGGCTGTAAGCAAGAGACAGCACTGGCCCTTGGCCAGCATCCTACCCTGCCCAACTCCAAGGACTGGGTATGGATCGCTGGGCCCTAGGCTCTTGCTTCTGGGGCTATTGGAGGGTCAGTGTCTGTGA
- the TMUB2 gene encoding transmembrane and ubiquitin-like domain-containing protein 2 isoform X2, whose translation MISRHLQNNLMSVDPASSQAMELSDVTLIEGVGNEVMVVAGVVVLILALILAWLSTYVADSGSNQLLGAIVSAGDTSVLHLGHVDHLVAGQGNPEPAELPHPSEGNDEKAEEAGEGGGDSTGEAGAGGGIEPSLEHLLDIQGLPKRQAGAGSSSPEAPLRSEDSTCLPPSPGLITVRLKFLNDTEELAVARPEDTVGALKSKYFPGQESQMKLIYQGRLLQDPACTLRSLNITDNCVIHCHRSPPGSAVPGPSASLAPSATEPPSLGVSVGSLMVPVFVVLLGVVWYFRINYRQFFTAPATVSLVGVTVFFSFLVFGMYGR comes from the exons ATGATTTCACGTCATCTTCAAAACAACCtcatgag CGTGGACCCTGCCAGCAGCCAGGCCATGGAGCTCTCTGATGTCACCCTCATTGAGGGTGTGGGTAatgaggtgatggtggtggcaggtgtggtggtgctgaTTCTAGCCTTGATCCTAGCTTGGCTCTCTACCTACGTAGCAGACAGCGGTAGCAACCAGCTCCTGGGCGCTATTGTGTCAGCAGGCGACACATCCGTCCTCCACCTGGGGCATGTGGACCACCTGGTGGCAGGCCAAGGCAACCCCGAACCAGCTGAACTCCCCCATCCATCAGAGGGTAATGATGAGAAGGCTGAAGAGGCTGGTGAAGGTGGGGGAGACTCCACAGGGGAAGCTGGAGCTGGGGGTGGTATTGAGCCCAGCCTTGAGCATCTCCTTGACATCCAAGGCCTGCCCAAAAGACAAGCAGGTGCAGGCAGCAGCAGTCCAGAGGCCCCCCTGAGATCTGAGGATAgcacctgcctccctcccagccctggcctcaTCACTGTGCGGCTCAAATTCCTCAATGATACCGAGGAGCTGGCTGTGGCTAGGCCAGAGGATACCGTGGGTGCCCTGAAGAG CAAATACTTCCCTGGACAAGAAAGCCAGATGAAACTGATCTACCAGGGCCGCCTGCTACAGGATCCAGCCTGCACATTGCGTTCTCTGAACATTACCGACAACTGTGTGATTCACTGCCACCGCTCACCCCCAGGGTCAGCTGTTCCAGGCCCCTCAGCCTCCTTGGCCCCCTCAGCCACTGAGCCACCCAGCCTTGGTGTCAGTGTCGGCAGCCTCATGGTGCCTGTCTTTGTGGTGCTGTTGGGTGTGGTCTGGTACTTCCGAATCAATTACCGCCAATTCTTCACAGCACCTGCCACCGTCTCCCTGGTGGGAGTCACCGTCTTCTTCAGCTTCCTAGTATTTGGGATGTATGGACGATAA
- the TMUB2 gene encoding transmembrane and ubiquitin-like domain-containing protein 2 isoform X3 — translation MELSDVTLIEGVGNEVMVVAGVVVLILALILAWLSTYVADSGSNQLLGAIVSAGDTSVLHLGHVDHLVAGQGNPEPAELPHPSEGNDEKAEEAGEGGGDSTGEAGAGGGIEPSLEHLLDIQGLPKRQAGAGSSSPEAPLRSEDSTCLPPSPGLITVRLKFLNDTEELAVARPEDTVGALKSKYFPGQESQMKLIYQGRLLQDPACTLRSLNITDNCVIHCHRSPPGSAVPGPSASLAPSATEPPSLGVSVGSLMVPVFVVLLGVVWYFRINYRQFFTAPATVSLVGVTVFFSFLVFGMYGR, via the exons ATGGAGCTCTCTGATGTCACCCTCATTGAGGGTGTGGGTAatgaggtgatggtggtggcaggtgtggtggtgctgaTTCTAGCCTTGATCCTAGCTTGGCTCTCTACCTACGTAGCAGACAGCGGTAGCAACCAGCTCCTGGGCGCTATTGTGTCAGCAGGCGACACATCCGTCCTCCACCTGGGGCATGTGGACCACCTGGTGGCAGGCCAAGGCAACCCCGAACCAGCTGAACTCCCCCATCCATCAGAGGGTAATGATGAGAAGGCTGAAGAGGCTGGTGAAGGTGGGGGAGACTCCACAGGGGAAGCTGGAGCTGGGGGTGGTATTGAGCCCAGCCTTGAGCATCTCCTTGACATCCAAGGCCTGCCCAAAAGACAAGCAGGTGCAGGCAGCAGCAGTCCAGAGGCCCCCCTGAGATCTGAGGATAgcacctgcctccctcccagccctggcctcaTCACTGTGCGGCTCAAATTCCTCAATGATACCGAGGAGCTGGCTGTGGCTAGGCCAGAGGATACCGTGGGTGCCCTGAAGAG CAAATACTTCCCTGGACAAGAAAGCCAGATGAAACTGATCTACCAGGGCCGCCTGCTACAGGATCCAGCCTGCACATTGCGTTCTCTGAACATTACCGACAACTGTGTGATTCACTGCCACCGCTCACCCCCAGGGTCAGCTGTTCCAGGCCCCTCAGCCTCCTTGGCCCCCTCAGCCACTGAGCCACCCAGCCTTGGTGTCAGTGTCGGCAGCCTCATGGTGCCTGTCTTTGTGGTGCTGTTGGGTGTGGTCTGGTACTTCCGAATCAATTACCGCCAATTCTTCACAGCACCTGCCACCGTCTCCCTGGTGGGAGTCACCGTCTTCTTCAGCTTCCTAGTATTTGGGATGTATGGACGATAA
- the ATXN7L3 gene encoding ataxin-7-like protein 3 isoform X3 encodes MKMEEMSLSGLDNSKLEAIAQEIYADLVEDSCLGFCFEVHRAVKCGYFFLDDTDPDSMKDFEIVDQPGLDIFGQVFNQWKSKECVCPNCSRSIAASRFAPHLEKCLGMGRNSSRIANRRIANSNNMNKSESDQEDNDDINDNDWSYGSEKKAKKRKSDKLWYLPFQNPNSPRRSKSLKHKNGELSNSDPFKYNNSTGISYETLGPEELRSLLTTQCGVISEHTKKMCTRSLRCPQHTDEQRRTVRIYFLGPSAVLPEVESSLDNDSFDMTDSQALISRLQWDGSSDLSPSDSGSSKTSENQGWGLGTNSSESRKTKKKKSHLSLVGTASGLGSNKKKKPKPPAPPTPSIYDDIN; translated from the exons atgaaaatggagGAAATGTCTTTGTCTGGCCTGGATAACAGCAAACTAGAG GCCATCGCTCAGGAGATATACGCGGACCTGGTCGAGGATTCTTGTTTGGGATTCTGCTTTGAGGTACATCGGGCTGTCAAGTGTGGCTACTTCTTCTTGGACGACACGGACCCTGATAGCATGAAGGATTTTG AGATCGTGGACCAGCCGGGGTTGGACATCTTTGGACAGGTTTTCAACCAGTGGAAGAGCAAGGAGTGTGTTTGCCCCAATTGCAGTCGCAGCATTGCCGCCTCCCGCTTTGCTCCCCATCTGGAGAAGTGCCTGGGAATGGGTCGGAACAGCAGCCGAATCGCCAACCGCCG GATTGCCAATAGCAACAATATGAATAAGTCTGAGAGTGACCAAGAGGATAATGATGACATCAATGACAACGACTGGTCTTATGGCTCAGAGAAGAAAG CCAAGAAGAGAAAGTCAGACAAG CTATGGTATCTCCCATTCCAGAACCCCAATTCCCCTCGAAGATCCAAgtctttaaaacacaaaaatg gggAACTTAGCAATTCGGATCCTTTTAAG TATAACAATTCAACCGGGATCAGCTATGAGACCCTGGGGCCGGAGGAGCTTCGCAGCCTGCTAACCACG CAATGTGGGGTGATTTCTGAACACACCAAGAAGATGTGCACAAG GTCCCTGCGCTGCCCACAGCACACAGATGAGCAGAGGCGAACCGTACGGATTTATTTTCTCGGGCCCTCGGC CGTCCTTCCAGAGGTCGAGAGCTCCCTGGATAATGACAGCTTTGACATGACTGACAGCCAGGCCCTGATCAGCCGGCTTCAGTGGGACGGCTCCTCTGACCTCTCACCCTCTGATTCAGGCTCCTCCAAGACGAGTGAAAATCAGGGATGGGGTCTAG GTACCAACAGCTCTGAGTCACggaaaaccaagaaaaagaaatcccatcTGAGCCTGGTAGGGACTGCCTCCGGCCTAGGTTCCAACAAGAAGAAGAAGCCAAAGCCACCGGCACCCCCAACGCCCAGCATCTATGATGACATCAACTGA
- the ATXN7L3 gene encoding ataxin-7-like protein 3 isoform X4 has product MKMEEMSLSGLDNSKLEAIAQEIYADLVEDSCLGFCFEVHRAVKCGYFFLDDTDPDSMKDFEIVDQPGLDIFGQVFNQWKSKECVCPNCSRSIAASRFAPHLEKCLGMGRNSSRIANRRIANSNNMNKSESDQEDNDDINDNDWSYGSEKKAKKRKSDKNPNSPRRSKSLKHKNGELSNSDPFKYNNSTGISYETLGPEELRSLLTTQCGVISEHTKKMCTRSLRCPQHTDEQRRTVRIYFLGPSAVLPEVESSLDNDSFDMTDSQALISRLQWDGSSDLSPSDSGSSKTSENQGWGLGTNSSESRKTKKKKSHLSLVGTASGLGSNKKKKPKPPAPPTPSIYDDIN; this is encoded by the exons atgaaaatggagGAAATGTCTTTGTCTGGCCTGGATAACAGCAAACTAGAG GCCATCGCTCAGGAGATATACGCGGACCTGGTCGAGGATTCTTGTTTGGGATTCTGCTTTGAGGTACATCGGGCTGTCAAGTGTGGCTACTTCTTCTTGGACGACACGGACCCTGATAGCATGAAGGATTTTG AGATCGTGGACCAGCCGGGGTTGGACATCTTTGGACAGGTTTTCAACCAGTGGAAGAGCAAGGAGTGTGTTTGCCCCAATTGCAGTCGCAGCATTGCCGCCTCCCGCTTTGCTCCCCATCTGGAGAAGTGCCTGGGAATGGGTCGGAACAGCAGCCGAATCGCCAACCGCCG GATTGCCAATAGCAACAATATGAATAAGTCTGAGAGTGACCAAGAGGATAATGATGACATCAATGACAACGACTGGTCTTATGGCTCAGAGAAGAAAG CCAAGAAGAGAAAGTCAGACAAG AACCCCAATTCCCCTCGAAGATCCAAgtctttaaaacacaaaaatg gggAACTTAGCAATTCGGATCCTTTTAAG TATAACAATTCAACCGGGATCAGCTATGAGACCCTGGGGCCGGAGGAGCTTCGCAGCCTGCTAACCACG CAATGTGGGGTGATTTCTGAACACACCAAGAAGATGTGCACAAG GTCCCTGCGCTGCCCACAGCACACAGATGAGCAGAGGCGAACCGTACGGATTTATTTTCTCGGGCCCTCGGC CGTCCTTCCAGAGGTCGAGAGCTCCCTGGATAATGACAGCTTTGACATGACTGACAGCCAGGCCCTGATCAGCCGGCTTCAGTGGGACGGCTCCTCTGACCTCTCACCCTCTGATTCAGGCTCCTCCAAGACGAGTGAAAATCAGGGATGGGGTCTAG GTACCAACAGCTCTGAGTCACggaaaaccaagaaaaagaaatcccatcTGAGCCTGGTAGGGACTGCCTCCGGCCTAGGTTCCAACAAGAAGAAGAAGCCAAAGCCACCGGCACCCCCAACGCCCAGCATCTATGATGACATCAACTGA